In Natronoarchaeum philippinense, a single window of DNA contains:
- a CDS encoding glucodextranase DOMON-like domain-containing protein codes for MSKNDDPVRSLANGRTAPGKTTASERNEGRSQTYAGFGADSYHPGQPRIVTVGEALVDPAFVGRIYGSDRSNYSNRDHLGPRLPVLREDPEEYAPEDFEWSIAERPEGSDAELSFSIPTVDDQPRYDHGQGHVTEFVPDAPGTYVLELEAPDGVHEQTIYAFPEPPAAAERPPRVSLDAEYDAETDEFVVDADAALAPGADASTAALEAVFLADDRDALATEDVRADETTARVPVSALDGESARIHAAAYDGRLTSVVDTVELSPDGAVTLPNRPPAWIEDSVVYEIFTRSFHGQPGQTDFDVLEAGIEYMDDLGVDVVWLTPIVPSASAAKEISGGGPHGYDTLDYFDVAPDLAPDGEDPIEAYRSFVEACHDRDIRVVFDFVANHCGRDHEFFQASIDQQGEALARWPRVDAWDADSKYYDWFDRVHEARYDGDGLVEPEPRVTGFFDLLDMPNWNFDNLAVREHLLAAADFWSGEIGVDGFRCDIAWGVPHDFWKDVREVVRSNNDEFLLLDESIPHDPAFAENEFDMHFDTVEYTGAAHDIARGEGTAFDLLDAVEARAEKGFPDHTLLLNATENHDEARLLNEALHAGAHDDPEHVQRAVWAASVALPGVPFVYSGQERQISKYGEGRHRGEGDDRDADVRPGGKQRAFMNWAHQGDTVPEEHLQFYSDVIDLYHETDALGPNADLEDVWFRSDDHALVFGRDASDVVDAAGPERAVVVVNFDSDGPARVELPSGVDTIDRFTGTDLAADAAASGGDATPDELVTVEVDTIAVFETPTFDPLGEPIAVWDGDAAPGLGPGHYEFPLAEDFAPGSFDLESFELREFDDSYQFVFEFDAIENPWNRDRGFSVQLPQVYVREPDAGGGSVYAQAGVNARFEDEYHHRVLARPMGGVTVESPYGDVRATGGAEVLADRDAVVVWVGKDALPDLTDGAELVPLVTAFDETRTDHVRPVEAEASQWTFGGGREDDMNPNVLDLVTPSGMARADALAYSGEELATIPFLDASE; via the coding sequence ATGAGCAAGAACGACGATCCCGTCAGATCGCTCGCGAACGGTCGAACAGCACCCGGTAAAACGACTGCGTCGGAACGTAACGAGGGGCGTTCCCAGACCTACGCCGGATTCGGCGCCGACTCCTACCACCCCGGCCAGCCCCGGATCGTGACCGTCGGCGAGGCGCTGGTCGACCCCGCCTTCGTCGGTCGAATCTACGGGAGCGACCGCAGCAACTACTCCAACCGCGACCACCTCGGCCCGCGGCTACCCGTGCTCCGCGAGGACCCCGAGGAGTACGCGCCCGAGGATTTCGAGTGGTCGATCGCTGAGCGACCCGAGGGCAGCGACGCCGAACTGTCCTTTTCGATTCCGACCGTCGACGACCAACCCCGTTACGACCACGGGCAAGGCCACGTCACCGAGTTCGTCCCAGACGCGCCCGGCACGTACGTGCTCGAACTGGAGGCGCCCGACGGCGTCCACGAGCAGACGATCTACGCGTTTCCCGAACCGCCGGCAGCGGCCGAGCGCCCGCCGCGCGTCTCGCTCGACGCCGAGTACGACGCCGAGACCGACGAGTTCGTCGTCGACGCCGACGCCGCACTCGCGCCGGGCGCCGACGCGTCGACGGCGGCGCTCGAAGCCGTGTTCCTCGCCGACGACCGTGACGCGCTGGCGACCGAGGACGTGCGAGCCGACGAGACAACCGCGCGTGTTCCCGTGTCCGCGCTCGATGGCGAGTCCGCGCGCATCCACGCCGCGGCATACGACGGCCGGCTCACGAGCGTCGTCGACACCGTCGAGCTCTCGCCCGACGGCGCCGTCACGCTGCCGAACCGCCCGCCGGCGTGGATCGAGGACTCCGTCGTCTACGAGATCTTCACCCGATCGTTCCACGGCCAGCCCGGCCAAACGGACTTCGACGTACTCGAAGCCGGCATCGAGTACATGGACGACCTCGGCGTCGACGTGGTCTGGCTGACGCCGATCGTCCCATCCGCCAGCGCCGCGAAAGAGATCTCCGGTGGCGGCCCTCACGGCTACGACACGCTCGATTACTTCGACGTGGCGCCGGATCTGGCGCCCGATGGCGAGGACCCGATCGAGGCCTACCGCTCGTTCGTCGAGGCTTGCCACGACCGGGACATTCGCGTCGTGTTCGACTTCGTGGCCAACCACTGCGGCCGAGACCACGAGTTCTTCCAAGCATCGATCGACCAGCAGGGCGAGGCGCTCGCGCGCTGGCCCCGCGTCGACGCGTGGGACGCCGACTCGAAGTACTACGACTGGTTCGATCGGGTCCACGAGGCCCGCTACGACGGCGACGGACTGGTCGAGCCCGAGCCCCGCGTGACGGGTTTTTTCGACCTGCTCGACATGCCCAACTGGAACTTCGACAACCTCGCGGTCCGCGAGCACCTGCTCGCGGCCGCCGACTTCTGGTCGGGCGAGATCGGGGTCGACGGCTTCCGCTGTGACATCGCGTGGGGCGTCCCCCACGACTTCTGGAAGGACGTTCGCGAGGTCGTCCGGTCGAACAACGACGAGTTCCTGCTGCTCGACGAGTCGATCCCCCACGACCCCGCCTTCGCCGAAAACGAGTTCGACATGCACTTCGACACCGTCGAGTACACCGGCGCGGCCCACGACATCGCCCGCGGCGAGGGCACTGCCTTCGACCTACTCGACGCCGTCGAGGCTCGCGCAGAGAAGGGGTTCCCGGACCACACCCTATTGCTCAACGCCACCGAGAACCACGACGAGGCGCGCCTGCTCAACGAGGCGCTCCACGCCGGCGCTCACGACGACCCCGAACACGTCCAGCGAGCCGTCTGGGCCGCCAGCGTCGCGCTGCCGGGCGTTCCCTTCGTCTACTCCGGACAGGAGCGCCAGATCAGCAAGTACGGCGAGGGCCGCCACCGCGGCGAGGGCGACGACCGCGACGCCGACGTTCGCCCCGGCGGCAAGCAACGGGCGTTCATGAACTGGGCTCATCAGGGCGATACGGTGCCCGAGGAGCATCTCCAGTTCTACAGCGACGTGATCGACCTGTACCACGAGACCGACGCGCTCGGCCCCAACGCTGACCTCGAAGACGTCTGGTTCCGGTCGGACGACCACGCGCTCGTCTTCGGGCGCGACGCGAGCGACGTTGTAGACGCTGCCGGTCCCGAGCGCGCGGTCGTCGTCGTCAACTTCGACAGCGACGGGCCGGCCCGAGTCGAGCTTCCCTCCGGCGTCGATACGATCGACCGATTCACGGGCACCGATCTCGCGGCCGACGCCGCGGCGTCCGGCGGCGACGCCACGCCGGACGAGCTCGTAACCGTCGAAGTCGACACGATCGCCGTCTTCGAGACGCCGACGTTCGACCCGCTGGGCGAGCCGATCGCCGTCTGGGACGGCGACGCCGCGCCCGGGCTCGGCCCCGGCCACTACGAGTTCCCGCTCGCCGAGGACTTCGCGCCGGGCAGTTTCGATTTGGAGAGCTTCGAGCTCCGCGAGTTCGACGACAGCTACCAGTTCGTCTTCGAGTTCGACGCCATCGAGAACCCGTGGAACCGCGACCGGGGCTTTTCGGTCCAACTTCCGCAGGTGTACGTGCGCGAGCCGGACGCCGGCGGCGGGTCGGTGTACGCACAGGCCGGCGTCAACGCCCGCTTCGAGGACGAGTACCACCACCGCGTGCTCGCCCGGCCGATGGGCGGTGTCACGGTCGAGAGCCCCTACGGCGACGTGCGAGCGACCGGCGGCGCCGAGGTGCTCGCCGACCGCGACGCCGTCGTGGTCTGGGTTGGCAAGGACGCCCTGCCGGACCTGACCGACGGCGCCGAACTCGTCCCGTTGGTGACGGCGTTCGACGAGACGCGAACGGACCACGTCCGCCCAGTCGAGGCCGAGGCGAGCCAGTGGACTTTCGGCGGCGGCCGCGAGGACGACATGAACCCGAACGTGCTCGATCTGGTGACGCCGTCGGGCATGGCGCGAGCTGACGCGCTCGCGTACTCCGGCGAGGAGTTGGCGACGATTCCCTTTCTCGATGCCTCGGAGTGA
- the pspAB gene encoding PspA-associated protein PspAB, with amino-acid sequence MGLFDGLRSIFGTRAESDATSGADPDDLFGMSTAYLTMSADLGYEPTGYAALCFAEVDSHEFAGTVSDVRDILAAGEAETGTVSRFVDDDHGYRWVVFEDEDDFEDLVTNLNFAADTFIEEGYGSRLLAAVFAFEGRGQPADWIYSFRRGSYYPFAPAPDASHERDNQLELKLASVLDGELDVEDDKEYWYPLWPSEGGRHPWE; translated from the coding sequence ATGGGACTGTTCGACGGGCTCCGGAGCATCTTCGGGACCCGCGCCGAATCCGACGCCACGAGCGGTGCCGACCCCGACGACCTCTTCGGGATGAGCACCGCCTACCTCACGATGTCGGCCGATCTGGGCTACGAGCCGACCGGCTACGCCGCGCTGTGTTTTGCCGAAGTCGACAGCCACGAGTTCGCCGGCACCGTCTCCGATGTCCGCGATATTCTCGCGGCTGGCGAGGCCGAAACCGGCACCGTCTCGCGGTTCGTCGACGACGACCACGGGTATCGCTGGGTCGTCTTCGAGGACGAGGACGACTTCGAGGATCTGGTGACGAATCTCAACTTCGCCGCCGACACGTTCATCGAAGAGGGGTACGGCTCGCGCCTGCTCGCTGCCGTCTTCGCCTTCGAGGGGCGCGGCCAGCCCGCCGATTGGATCTACTCGTTCCGGCGAGGCTCGTATTACCCGTTTGCGCCCGCGCCGGACGCCAGCCACGAGCGCGACAACCAGCTGGAGTTGAAGCTTGCAAGCGTGCTCGATGGCGAACTCGACGTCGAAGACGACAAGGAGTACTGGTATCCCCTGTGGCCCAGCGAGGGCGGGCGGCATCCTTGGGAGTGA
- the htpX gene encoding zinc metalloprotease HtpX, with the protein MQWQPDWGLRARMGLTMFLLFALYIVFFAGLWAYSGGSLLLAGLVIGSFSIGQYFFSDKLALKSMGAQTVSEEEYPELHATVQRLAQQADLPKPTVAVANDRVPNAFATGRNQKNAAVCVTTGLLETLNREELEGVIAHELAHVKNRDVMVMTIASFLSTIAFMIVRWGAFFGGGGHRREGGGGGIIVAILISLVVWVVSYILIRALSRYREYAADRGAAVITGKPTALSSALMKISGEMDKIPSRDMRDEAEMNAFFIIPISKGAIARLFSTHPPTEKRIEQLDQLAREMEGL; encoded by the coding sequence ATGCAGTGGCAACCCGACTGGGGACTTCGCGCGCGAATGGGACTGACGATGTTCCTACTGTTCGCGCTGTATATCGTGTTCTTCGCGGGACTGTGGGCGTACTCGGGGGGAAGCCTGCTACTCGCCGGGCTGGTGATCGGGTCGTTCTCGATCGGCCAGTACTTCTTCAGCGACAAACTCGCGCTCAAGAGCATGGGCGCACAGACGGTCAGCGAGGAGGAGTATCCCGAACTCCACGCGACGGTCCAGCGTCTCGCTCAGCAAGCAGATCTGCCAAAGCCGACCGTCGCCGTTGCGAACGATCGGGTTCCCAACGCGTTTGCGACCGGACGTAACCAGAAAAACGCCGCCGTCTGCGTGACGACCGGCCTTCTGGAGACGCTGAACCGGGAGGAACTCGAAGGCGTGATCGCCCACGAACTCGCCCACGTCAAGAACCGCGACGTGATGGTGATGACGATCGCCTCGTTCCTGTCGACGATCGCCTTCATGATCGTTCGGTGGGGCGCCTTCTTCGGCGGTGGCGGCCACCGCCGCGAGGGCGGCGGGGGCGGCATCATCGTGGCCATCCTGATCTCGCTTGTCGTCTGGGTCGTCAGCTACATCCTGATCCGGGCGCTCTCGCGGTACCGCGAGTACGCCGCCGACCGAGGGGCGGCCGTCATCACCGGCAAGCCCACCGCGCTGTCGTCGGCGCTGATGAAGATCTCCGGCGAGATGGACAAGATCCCGAGCCGGGACATGCGCGACGAGGCCGAGATGAACGCGTTCTTCATCATCCCGATATCGAAGGGCGCCATCGCGCGGCTCTTCAGTACTCACCCGCCGACCGAAAAGCGCATCGAGCAGCTCGACCAGCTGGCACGCGAGATGGAAGGGTTGTAG
- a CDS encoding alpha-amylase domain-containing protein has protein sequence MSPDDNGRGTEYNPDRRTVLKGIGATGAAVAGGAFATGSGAAAIGDSAVLQFYHTDWSDIKNQIGDIANAGFDAVQVPPAQKSKLTRADQDNDHHPPLGYQPINHKSFDSVFGAEWEYSQMIDAAHNNGLDIIADAVINHMAAGVNFDQFPYFSYNDFHHNGGIDDYSDDWQVENCDLSGLPDLKQESSYVRGQLQDYVDKYASLGVDGIRWDAAKHVPEWFFSDYANQWANQHGLYSVGEVLQGSKSYCDGYAQTGMSVTDYPLYYTMKEDAFHQNGDLSALDGGGYVDWNSYRAMTFVSNHDSDPPQYQKMAYAYILTQEGYPRVYQKDMPYWDSDIQNLLWIRRNLAGGSSIQRHASKDLYVFERDGNLLVGLNRSGSWQGKWVKTSWTNTELSDYAGNNGDNFTTDGNGWVQIWIPPQGWVCYAPA, from the coding sequence ATGTCACCCGATGACAACGGTCGTGGCACGGAGTACAACCCCGACAGGCGAACAGTGCTGAAAGGTATCGGTGCGACCGGTGCTGCCGTCGCCGGGGGAGCGTTCGCTACCGGGAGCGGGGCCGCCGCGATTGGCGACTCGGCAGTGCTCCAGTTCTATCACACCGACTGGAGCGACATCAAGAACCAGATAGGCGACATTGCGAACGCCGGTTTCGACGCGGTTCAGGTGCCGCCAGCCCAGAAGTCGAAACTTACCCGGGCCGATCAGGACAACGACCACCACCCGCCGCTGGGTTATCAGCCGATCAATCACAAGAGCTTCGACAGCGTGTTCGGCGCCGAGTGGGAGTACAGCCAGATGATCGATGCCGCCCACAACAACGGGCTCGACATCATCGCCGACGCTGTCATCAACCACATGGCCGCCGGCGTGAACTTCGATCAGTTCCCCTACTTCAGTTACAACGACTTCCACCACAACGGCGGCATCGACGACTACAGCGACGACTGGCAGGTGGAAAACTGCGACCTCTCGGGGCTGCCGGACCTCAAGCAAGAGTCGAGCTACGTCCGCGGCCAGCTCCAAGACTACGTCGACAAGTACGCCAGCCTCGGCGTCGACGGCATCCGGTGGGACGCCGCCAAGCACGTTCCCGAGTGGTTCTTCAGCGACTACGCCAATCAGTGGGCCAACCAGCATGGCCTGTACTCGGTCGGCGAGGTGCTTCAGGGCTCGAAGAGCTACTGCGACGGCTACGCCCAGACGGGGATGTCGGTCACCGACTACCCGCTGTACTACACCATGAAAGAGGACGCCTTCCATCAGAACGGCGACCTCAGCGCGCTCGACGGCGGCGGCTACGTCGACTGGAACTCCTACAGGGCGATGACGTTCGTCTCGAACCACGACAGCGATCCGCCCCAGTACCAGAAGATGGCCTACGCCTACATCCTCACGCAGGAGGGGTATCCACGCGTCTACCAGAAGGACATGCCCTACTGGGACAGCGATATCCAAAACCTGCTGTGGATTCGACGAAATCTCGCCGGCGGGTCGTCGATTCAGCGCCACGCGAGCAAGGATCTGTACGTCTTCGAGCGCGACGGGAATCTACTCGTCGGTCTCAATCGCTCGGGATCGTGGCAGGGCAAGTGGGTCAAGACGAGCTGGACCAACACGGAGCTCAGCGACTACGCTGGCAACAACGGCGACAACTTCACCACCGACGGCAACGGCTGGGTGCAGATCTGGATCCCGCCACAGGGATGGGTCTGCTACGCGCCGGCCTGA
- the gnd gene encoding phosphogluconate dehydrogenase (NAD(+)-dependent, decarboxylating), producing MQLGVIGLGRMGAIVVDRVLDAGHDVVAFDLDDDAVAAAADAGATPADSIEDLVGKLGDEKRIWLMVPAGPAVDAALDDLEDVLDADDIVVDGGNSHFEDSVRRAESTEAAYLDCGTSGGPAGAELGFSLMIGGPEWAYDELTPVFDAVATGPAGHDRMGAAGSGHYVKMVHNGVEYALMQAYGEGFELLAEGRYDLDLEAVARTWNNGAVIRSWLLELCEEAFREEGSDLGDVDDHVAGGSTGTWTVQEALEQEISLPLIYQALAERFASRDERFSRRLANRLRYGFGRHEVARKEE from the coding sequence ATGCAACTGGGCGTTATCGGACTTGGACGGATGGGAGCGATCGTCGTCGACCGGGTACTCGACGCTGGACACGACGTGGTGGCGTTCGACCTCGACGACGACGCCGTCGCCGCGGCGGCAGACGCCGGCGCGACGCCGGCCGACTCGATCGAAGATCTCGTCGGAAAACTCGGCGACGAAAAGCGAATCTGGCTGATGGTTCCCGCCGGGCCCGCGGTCGACGCCGCACTCGATGATCTCGAGGACGTGCTCGACGCCGACGACATCGTCGTCGACGGTGGTAACTCCCACTTCGAGGACTCGGTACGACGCGCCGAGTCGACCGAGGCGGCGTATCTCGATTGTGGCACCAGCGGCGGCCCCGCCGGCGCCGAGCTCGGCTTCTCACTGATGATCGGCGGTCCCGAATGGGCCTACGACGAACTGACCCCCGTCTTCGATGCCGTCGCTACCGGACCTGCTGGTCACGACCGGATGGGAGCAGCCGGCAGCGGCCACTACGTCAAGATGGTTCACAACGGCGTCGAGTACGCGCTCATGCAAGCCTACGGTGAGGGTTTCGAGTTGCTCGCCGAGGGGCGCTACGACCTCGATCTCGAAGCCGTCGCGCGCACGTGGAACAACGGCGCCGTGATCCGGTCGTGGCTGCTGGAGCTCTGCGAGGAGGCGTTCCGCGAAGAGGGTTCGGATCTGGGAGATGTCGACGATCACGTCGCCGGTGGTTCGACCGGCACGTGGACCGTCCAAGAGGCACTTGAGCAGGAGATCTCGCTTCCGCTGATCTATCAGGCGCTCGCCGAGCGCTTTGCCAGTCGAGACGAGCGCTTCTCCCGACGGCTCGCCAATCGGCTTCGCTACGGCTTCGGCCGCCACGAGGTCGCGCGGAAAGAGGAGTAG
- a CDS encoding 2Fe-2S iron-sulfur cluster-binding protein, producing MVNELGVAIGIGLTLVAVLMHFSRGTGWTTNEDISQQVLERRAETVPETDFPEPMNRSIGGGAPAGAIGGGEAGGELEEGGDGEGGASGPADIPEDEIEYYEIEFVKEGETIEIANNENILDRGEEEGWDLPYACRQGQCVSCAGQIDGDANDLIEHDNQSMLGESEMEDGYTLTCVAYPRGEFSIETGEQP from the coding sequence ATGGTGAACGAACTGGGGGTCGCTATCGGGATCGGACTGACCCTGGTCGCCGTGCTCATGCACTTCTCGCGTGGCACGGGCTGGACTACGAACGAGGACATTTCCCAGCAAGTTCTCGAACGACGTGCCGAAACCGTACCGGAGACTGACTTCCCCGAACCGATGAATCGCTCGATCGGCGGCGGCGCTCCGGCCGGCGCCATCGGCGGTGGCGAAGCCGGCGGCGAACTCGAAGAGGGCGGTGACGGCGAGGGCGGCGCCAGCGGTCCCGCTGACATCCCCGAAGACGAGATCGAGTACTACGAGATCGAGTTCGTCAAGGAAGGCGAAACGATCGAAATCGCCAACAACGAGAACATCCTCGACCGCGGCGAGGAGGAAGGCTGGGATCTTCCTTACGCCTGCCGACAGGGACAGTGTGTCTCCTGTGCGGGTCAGATCGACGGCGACGCCAACGACCTGATCGAGCACGACAACCAGTCGATGCTCGGAGAGAGCGAGATGGAAGACGGCTACACGCTGACCTGTGTCGCCTACCCCCGCGGCGAGTTCTCGATCGAGACGGGCGAACAGCCCTGA
- a CDS encoding type IV pilin codes for MDLKELFTDDDAVSPVIGVILMVAITVILAAVIGAFVLDIGGSQESAPQVQWDWADNSTDDGSNLGSVTVEHGGGDTVSSPSQITLTVPDNSSTSPITLDNYYSNSMTAGNSVELVIDGSDSTGTATLTWESSDGSQSTELSNHDYDVSG; via the coding sequence ATGGATCTGAAAGAACTATTCACGGACGATGACGCTGTGTCGCCGGTTATCGGCGTCATTCTGATGGTTGCAATCACCGTCATCCTAGCCGCCGTGATCGGTGCGTTCGTCCTTGACATCGGTGGCAGCCAAGAATCTGCACCGCAAGTGCAGTGGGATTGGGCTGATAACAGCACAGATGACGGATCAAACCTCGGATCCGTGACCGTGGAGCATGGTGGAGGGGATACGGTCAGCAGTCCCAGCCAGATCACGTTGACTGTTCCCGACAACAGTAGTACAAGCCCCATCACCCTAGATAACTACTACAGCAATTCGATGACTGCCGGCAATTCCGTCGAATTAGTCATCGACGGTAGTGACAGCACTGGTACTGCCACGCTCACGTGGGAATCCTCTGACGGGAGCCAGTCGACTGAGCTGTCAAACCACGACTACGACGTTAGCGGATAA
- a CDS encoding type IV pilin encodes MNLKELFTDDDAVSPVIGVILMVAITVILAAVIGAFVLDIGGSQESAPQVQWDWSDDAGANEVTLSHGGGDTVNNPGQISVTGDATEQTLGSSGIGGSFADSITAGDSEVVPGTSGGSTGTITLIWESSDGSQSTELSSHDYDLT; translated from the coding sequence ATGAATCTAAAAGAGCTATTCACCGACGACGACGCTGTGTCGCCGGTCATCGGCGTCATCCTGATGGTTGCAATCACCGTCATTCTGGCCGCCGTGATCGGAGCCTTCGTCCTCGACATCGGTGGCAGTCAGGAGAGCGCACCGCAAGTTCAGTGGGACTGGTCAGATGATGCGGGTGCTAACGAAGTGACACTCTCTCATGGTGGGGGAGACACCGTCAACAATCCCGGACAAATCTCGGTGACCGGTGATGCTACCGAACAGACTCTCGGGAGCAGTGGTATTGGCGGATCATTCGCAGATTCGATCACAGCTGGCGACTCTGAAGTTGTTCCCGGCACCTCTGGTGGCTCTACGGGGACGATCACCCTTATCTGGGAGTCTTCAGATGGCAGTCAGTCGACTGAACTCTCGAGCCACGATTACGACCTGACATAA
- a CDS encoding DUF6663 family protein, protein MQQTSDGRFRVLSGRSDDEWLLLDVESAEPTYVPTASAPDLAVGNRIEASLRWADGDPSVDDYSMLSPTSFQFARTDEAVFQAAQECFEAARSAGEAMNSRVTYSTDNEPNGVVYTFAEQSGQRDLFTEFRDGVKPLDPLVARAAEDATPPFSVWILDPREPFVLVYIVLDPDGILEETMRDTYKNRGSQPTSPD, encoded by the coding sequence ATGCAACAGACGTCTGACGGACGATTTCGCGTGCTCTCTGGTCGAAGTGACGATGAGTGGCTCTTGCTGGACGTGGAGTCGGCGGAACCGACGTATGTCCCGACGGCGTCGGCACCCGACCTCGCGGTCGGCAATCGGATCGAGGCGTCGCTTCGCTGGGCGGACGGCGACCCGAGCGTCGACGACTACTCGATGCTCTCACCGACGAGCTTTCAGTTCGCTCGCACCGACGAAGCCGTCTTTCAGGCCGCCCAAGAGTGCTTCGAGGCGGCCCGGTCAGCGGGCGAGGCGATGAACTCCCGGGTCACCTACAGCACCGACAACGAGCCAAACGGCGTCGTCTACACGTTTGCCGAGCAGTCCGGCCAGCGCGATCTGTTTACCGAATTCCGCGATGGCGTCAAGCCGCTCGATCCGCTGGTCGCACGTGCCGCCGAGGACGCCACGCCGCCGTTTTCCGTGTGGATTCTCGACCCGCGCGAACCGTTCGTGCTCGTCTACATCGTGCTCGATCCCGACGGAATCCTCGAAGAGACGATGCGAGATACGTATAAAAATCGAGGGTCACAGCCGACGAGCCCCGATTAG
- a CDS encoding NRAMP family divalent metal transporter, translated as MSNATHDSAVTGIRSKFSKLGPTWVAGAIAAGPASMAAVLGAGATFGYALLWVVVLSALLGATTQYLSMRLGLLTERGIVGAVEDHLGELWAWVLVIDTVLASGLAQIVIMKTVAEVSGTITGFDARLWSVVWALVLAAGLAGGGYRFLEVGAKAIVSVVVVAFVASAFFVPIDAGAAASGMVPTIPNGLDGALLAAGVLGGAVHITLITMQSYTMQARGWTREDYDLGRFDVATSMLVAFGVFSVATFLVAASVLAPEFSPGGDLNAAVAADALGPLAGEYAQALFLFGLWGAAVSTLGANTVVPPYLLADKLGWETNVSDGRFRAAVVAVALIGALGAFLGGEFFTLLVVMLAFGLVGTPFALVVVLYLLNHPGAVPEQNPTAANVGGVAVLVIASVLAGVFVRDQYAQGSLTDPVTAFVLAFAVAMAAATLGLIGKFVLSARRSTPTVEAGSDA; from the coding sequence ATGAGCAACGCGACGCACGACTCGGCGGTGACGGGGATACGATCGAAGTTCTCGAAGCTCGGCCCGACGTGGGTGGCCGGCGCAATCGCGGCGGGACCGGCCTCGATGGCGGCCGTCCTCGGCGCAGGGGCGACCTTTGGGTACGCGCTGCTGTGGGTCGTCGTCCTCTCGGCGCTGCTGGGTGCGACGACGCAGTACCTCTCGATGCGACTCGGCTTGCTGACCGAGCGCGGCATCGTCGGCGCCGTCGAGGACCACCTCGGCGAGTTGTGGGCGTGGGTACTCGTGATCGACACCGTGCTCGCCTCCGGATTGGCACAGATCGTGATTATGAAGACGGTCGCCGAGGTCAGCGGGACGATCACCGGCTTCGACGCCCGGCTCTGGAGTGTCGTCTGGGCGCTGGTGCTGGCGGCTGGGCTGGCCGGCGGCGGCTATCGCTTTCTGGAAGTCGGCGCGAAGGCGATCGTTTCGGTCGTCGTGGTCGCCTTCGTCGCATCGGCGTTTTTCGTCCCGATCGACGCCGGAGCGGCCGCGTCGGGGATGGTGCCGACGATTCCCAACGGGCTCGACGGTGCGCTGCTGGCGGCCGGCGTGCTCGGCGGTGCGGTCCACATCACGCTGATCACGATGCAGAGCTACACGATGCAAGCCCGCGGCTGGACCCGCGAGGACTACGACCTCGGCCGGTTCGACGTGGCAACCTCGATGCTCGTCGCGTTCGGCGTGTTCAGTGTGGCGACGTTTCTCGTCGCCGCGAGCGTGCTCGCACCGGAGTTCTCGCCCGGCGGCGACCTGAACGCCGCCGTCGCGGCCGACGCGCTCGGCCCGCTGGCCGGCGAGTACGCGCAAGCGCTGTTCCTGTTCGGGCTGTGGGGCGCCGCCGTCTCGACGCTCGGTGCGAACACGGTCGTCCCGCCGTACCTGCTGGCCGACAAGCTCGGCTGGGAGACTAACGTGTCGGACGGGCGGTTTCGCGCGGCCGTCGTCGCCGTCGCGCTGATCGGCGCGCTCGGCGCGTTCCTCGGCGGCGAGTTCTTCACGCTGCTCGTCGTGATGCTCGCGTTCGGCCTCGTCGGGACGCCCTTCGCGCTCGTCGTCGTGCTGTACCTGCTGAACCACCCCGGAGCGGTCCCCGAACAGAACCCGACGGCTGCGAACGTCGGCGGCGTCGCCGTGCTCGTCATCGCGTCGGTGCTGGCGGGCGTGTTCGTCCGAGACCAGTACGCGCAGGGGAGTCTGACCGACCCCGTCACGGCGTTCGTGCTCGCGTTCGCGGTTGCGATGGCGGCAGCGACCCTCGGACTGATCGGCAAGTTCGTGCTGTCGGCCCGCCGATCGACGCCGACTGTCGAGGCCGGATCGGATGCCTGA